From Bacillus alveayuensis, one genomic window encodes:
- a CDS encoding protein associated with RNAse G/E (product_source=COG3557; cog=COG3557; ko=KO:K07586; pfam=PF04167; superfamily=159234), with amino-acid sequence MGFPKEGDKIQIHSYKHNGSIHRIWEETTVLRSSENCIIGGNDRTTVTEADGRTWITREPAICYFHAKYWFNIIGMIRTDGVYYYCNISSPFVFDDEALKYIDYDLDVKVFPDMTYIILDEDEYERHRKEMNYPGVIDRILKKNVSYLISWICGRKGPFSPEFIDRWYEQFLTYLR; translated from the coding sequence ATGGGTTTTCCCAAGGAAGGAGACAAAATTCAAATTCATAGCTATAAGCATAACGGTTCGATCCATCGAATCTGGGAAGAAACGACGGTTTTAAGAAGCTCGGAAAACTGTATTATCGGTGGAAATGATCGGACAACGGTAACAGAAGCAGATGGACGGACATGGATTACGAGGGAACCAGCTATTTGCTATTTCCATGCGAAATATTGGTTTAATATTATTGGAATGATCCGAACAGATGGTGTTTACTACTATTGTAATATTAGTTCCCCGTTTGTTTTCGATGATGAAGCATTAAAATATATTGATTATGATTTAGATGTAAAGGTTTTTCCAGATATGACATATATCATATTAGATGAAGATGAATATGAACGCCATCGAAAAGAAATGAACTACCCGGGAGTCATTGACCGTATTTTAAAAAAAAATGTATCCTATCTAATTTCTTGGATTTGTGGAAGAAAAGGGCCGTTTTCTCCGGAATTTATCGACAGATGGTATGAACAATTTTTAACTTATTTACGTTAA
- a CDS encoding aspartate/tyrosine/aromatic aminotransferase (product_source=COG1448; cath_funfam=1.10.275.10; cog=COG1448; pfam=PF14182; smart=SM01408; superfamily=103657) has product MQSRFDQLVREQLATMEKLLFIQGEIERCQQLQTLLQDDEMIQEVESQISEMRQQLHNIQKTFERQTEEVIKTYQLEHI; this is encoded by the coding sequence ATGCAAAGCCGTTTTGATCAACTTGTTAGAGAACAACTTGCAACAATGGAGAAATTGCTATTTATACAAGGAGAAATAGAACGTTGTCAACAATTACAAACATTATTACAGGATGATGAAATGATTCAAGAAGTGGAATCGCAAATCAGTGAAATGAGACAACAATTACATAACATTCAAAAAACATTTGAGCGACAAACTGAAGAAGTTATTAAAACATATCAGCTAGAACACATTTAA